The proteins below are encoded in one region of Toxoplasma gondii ME49 chromosome IV, whole genome shotgun sequence:
- a CDS encoding hypothetical protein (encoded by transcript TGME49_318390), whose amino-acid sequence MTQQGTEQPQEGRGVHAGASARPAFLCVKNRDAKDDGVSPAFPRVTLPLGLGERSVCTLEELPLPHEPRAQDAALLAHLEAISPTFHGLEKLQEQGVSPGLSPRQSPAPERALGEQESEAEAHSPFSASLSSRALDRFAASGAAEGTAATLCCAHAHSGPPAKDPPVHAPQSTPRSAASSRNSPAPACTQAFSSSRAFEGECEEKMPEERQGPIAASAGVAENSQPPESEDLRCESSFGLTESSDHRHAARVSPDLSPAVSCELEQGRSSCCLQRTIDAPNSLSSLFFKEEPRELVGARSDREPSLASLLSPSERNALPSLLSPLALAGEGAEGHGGNQGDGGDRGDSATVCEGEDVWRVSLRRPSGRGERGAEVSMEVEMESGEATFFVEKTETSLSASRCQRTRTRCLSVSNVPLHSWISTGGASVSPRSQAADAPPSASLQLQLEGTASALPPPSCAAALAASLCASQPRDLQEEAAEPDALLHRATCLLSPRACLARCKTTEIPSFRETLLSPKSHLSPKTQLSPQTALSPKAQLSPRTVLSPQTVLSPKAQLSLQTVKDRPPTGECLSLREGSSGSNGVECVSEPFFFQEERTDSLGSRVPESSGGRSSFSTGETFRRPGWLRGDTASPRSASSRSPRNTVGSALRPRSASPWAERGRLSASEETPRTVSPLDAAPASSQSPTCNKEDGAGASVRRVSSARREAKASPCVASAPSGRPRLILLDLDNTLIPTSWIMAQWRSKHCTLGPLETVAAIRAALCEAKFFEVLDRFFASLRDERSSGQVSQVVIVTNAGTRTVENFYLQFCLPELGELCAREQVYIHSTEHVVKRLGPVPSITDEEAYREFYTTTKYHEFDFVLQRYIHGLRREHGALRRQQLAVHRRMRVARRREQTEHKPNASSAALDSRDSRPESPQSCPRPLCARTESQTVGSSPTPGASPPSPFPLSPLSTASRAKEEVSSDSETESTEETTSSSGEEQEQGRSAQPSAAFPGDWRFDLLSAGDQACEIMAACRVAHQAGDEVIRLAKLLYLNDPEDPRYLAQTPERFVAQLLDFQDALLRLLDADEETLDMQGQPEWRPTGVFSSAAVSAPSRFFLPPLHCREGHLEYVFSSSDDEEEVEEEQWREARRRRRLQKGGCGEEGTEKSTRRSRAGRSDGREAEAARSQAAEWTEEMPPPDAEEESTQATPVKRSGAATQTSLRSQDMSCEDAETPTWSASLNRQISTPATGSRQSGVGSRRQQKPFHPIASSVYYADRAYRSGRPLSQAFAAER is encoded by the exons ATGACTCAGCAGGGAACTGAACAGCCGCAGGAAGGACGCGGCGTCCACGCAGGCGCTTCCGCCCGacccgcgtttctctgtgtgaaGAACCGCGACGCGAAGGACGacggcgtctctcccgcgtttccGCGCGTGACGCTGCCGCTCGGTCTCGGTGAAcggagtgtatgtacactcgaAGAGCTACCACTGCCGCACGAGCCCCGCGCCCAGGATGCGGCGCTCCTCGCGCACTTGGAGGCCATTTCTCCCACTTTCCACGGCctggagaagctgcaggAGCAGGGCGTGTCTCCGGGACTGTCTCCGCGACAGTCTCCGGCTCCCGAACGCGCTCTGGGCGAGCAGGAATCCGAGGCCGAGGCGCATTCGCCGTTctcagcgtctctctcctccagggCTCTCGACAGATTCGCTGCAAGTGGAGCCGCGGAAGGCACCGCTGCGACTCTTTGCTGCGCCCATGCACACTCAGGTCCGCCTGCGAAAGACCCGCCGGTGCATGCGCCCCAGTCGACTCCACGCTCTGCTGCCTCGAGTCGCAACTCTCCCGCGCCCGCATGCACGCaggccttctcctcctcacgCGCTTTCGAGGGAGAATGCGAAGAGAAGATgccggaagagagacaaggaccTATTGCCGCGAGCGCCGGAGTTGCAGAGAACTCGCAGCcgccagagagcgaagaTCTTCGCTGCGAGTCCTCCTTCGGCTTGACTGAGAGCTCGGATCACAGACACGCGGCTCGCGTCTCGCCGGATCTCTCTccggctgtctcctgcgaGTTAGAACAAGGGAGGAGTTCCTGCTGCCTCCAAAGAACCATCGACGCACCTAACAGCCTCTCGAGTCTTTTTTTCAAGGAAGAGCCTCGTGAGCTGGTGGGGGCGCGCTCTGACCGAgagccttctctcgcctctctcctctctccctcggaGAGGAACGCTCtaccgtctctcctctctcctctcgctcttgcaggcgaaggcgccgagGGGCACGGAGGAAAccaaggagacggaggagatCGAGGAGACTCGGCCACAGTTtgtgagggagaagacgtaTGGAGAGTCTCTCTGAGGCGGCCCTCGGggcgcggagagagaggggcggAAGTATCGATGGAGGTCGAAATggagagcggagaagcgACTTTCTTCGTCGAAAAGACGGAGACTTCTCTCAGCGCCAGCCGCTGTCAACGGACGCGGACCCGgtgcctctccgtctccaaTGTCCCCTTGCACTCGTGGATTTCCACTGGGGGcgcgtccgtctctcctcgctcgcaGGCTGCAGACGCTCCgccctccgcttctctgcagctccaACTCGAAGGCACGGCCTCTGCCCTCCCTCCTCCGTCGTGCGCAGCCGCACtggctgcctctctctgtgcgtccCAGCCGCGAGATCTTCAGGAGGAAGCTGCAGAGCCCGATGCTCTCTTGCATCGCgccacctgtctcctctctccgcggGCCTGTCTCGCTCGATGCAAGACCACAGAGATACCGAGCTTCCGCGAgacgctgctgtctccgaagTCCCACCTGTCTCCAAAGACCCAGTTGTCGCCGCAAACCGCGTTGTCTCCGAAGgcccagctgtctccgcgaaCTGTTCTGTCGCCGCAGACCGTGTTGTCTCCGAAGGcccagctgtctctgcaaaCCGTGAAAGATCGCCCTCCAACCGGAGAGTGTCTTTCCTTGCGCGAGGGGTCTTCGGGATCGAATGGTGTCGAGTGCGTTTCGGAgccgttcttcttccaagaagagagaaccgaCAGTCTTGGATCAAGAGTTCCAGAGAGTTctggaggcagaagcagTTTTTCGACTGGCGAGACGTTCCGTCGACCTGGGTGGCTTCGGGGAGACACCGCGTCTCCACGGTCGGCCTCTTCGCGGTCGCCGCGCAACACGGTGGGGTCGGCGCTGCGCCCGCGGTCGGCGTCGCCGTGGGCGGAGCGCGGGCGGCTCTCCGCatccgaggagacaccgaggacGGTTTCTCCCCTGGACGCCGCGCCTGCGAGTTCTCAGTCTCCAACTTGCAACAAGGAGGACGGCGCTGGGGCGTCTGTTcggcgtgtctcctcggcgcggcgagaggcgaaggcctCTCCGTGTGTGGCGTCCGCGCCGAGCGGGCGCCCGCGGCTGATTCTCCTCGACTTGGACAACACATTGATTCCGACGTCCTGGATCATGGCGCAGTGGAGGTCGAAGCATTGTACGCTGGGGCCTCTCGAGACAGTTGCGGCGATCCGCGCGGCGCTCTGCGAGGCGAAGTTCTTCGAGGTCCTGGACAGGTTTTTCGCGAGTTTGCGCGACGAGCGAAGCAGCGGCCAAGTCAGTCAGGTGGTGATCGTGACGAACGCAGGCACGAGGACTGTGGAGAACTTCTACCTCCAGTTCTGTCTCCCCGAACTCGGCGAGTTGTGCGCCCGCGagcaggtgtacatacactccaCGGAACACGTTGTCAAGCGCCTAGGTCCCGTCCCGTCGATCACCGACGAAGAGGCCTACCGCGAGTTCTACACCACAACGAAG TACCACGAATTCGACTTCGTTCTCCAGCGGTACATCCACGGCCTGCGGCGAGAGCACGGGGCGCTGCGTCGCCAGCAGCTGGCTGTCCACCGGAGAATGCGGGTGGCTCGGCGGCGCGAGCAAACTGAGCATAagccgaacgcttcgtcggCGGCGCTAGACAGCCGAGACAGTCGACCTGAGTCCCCGCAGTCTTGTCCTCGGCCACTGTGCGCGAGGACAGAGTCGCAGACTGTGGGGTCTTCGCCAACTCCAGGCGCATCCCCCCCTTCACcctttcctttgtctccgctctcgacGGCTTCTCGCGCGAAGGAGGAAGTCTCCTCTGACAGCGAGACGGAgtcgacggaggagacgacgtCGTCGtcgggagaagagcaggagcAGGGACGTTCTGCGCAGCCGTCCGCGGCGTTCCCCGGGGATTGGCGGTTCGACCTCTTGAGCGCGGGCGACCAGGCCTGCGAGATCATGGCCGCCTGCCGCGTTGCACACCAGGCCGGCGACGAGGTGATTCGCCTGGCCAAGTTGCTGTACTTGAACGACCCAGAAGACCCGCGGTACCTCGCGCAGACGCCAGAACGCTTCGTCGCCCAGCTGCTGGACTTCCAGGACGCGCTGCTTCGGCTCCTCGAcgccgacgaagagacactcgACATGCAGGGCCAGCCGGAGTGGCGCCCAActggcgtcttctcctccgcagctgtctccgcaccgtcgcgcttcttccttccgcCTCTCCACTGTCGCGAAGGTCACCTCGAGTACGTCTTCAGTTCCtcggacgacgaagaggaggtcgaggaggagcagtggagagaggcgcgccgCAGGAGGCGTCTGCAGAAAGGAGGCTGCGGAGAGGAGGGGACCGAGAAGTCGACGCGGAGAAGCCgcgcaggaagaagcgacggacgCGAGGCGGAAGCTGCTCGGAGCCAGGCGGCGGAGTGGACGGAGGAGATGCCGCCACCAGATGCCGAGGAAGAATCGACGCAAGCGACGCCGGTCAAGCGGTCGGGGGCCGCCACTCAGACGTCTCTCAGATCCCAGGACATGAGCTGTGAAGACGCTGAGACTCCAACCTGGAGCGCCTCTCTCAACAGACAAATATCAACGCCTGCAACGGGCTCGAGACAGTCAGGCGTCggctcgaggagacagcagaagccTTTCCATCCCATCGCCAGTTCCGTGTACTACGCAGACCGCGCGTACAGATCCGGCCGCCCTCTCTCCCAGGCGTTCGCCGCCGAGCGTTAA
- a CDS encoding hypothetical protein (encoded by transcript TGME49_318380) has protein sequence MRHGEETTVLFADEEAMGLETENEDAVCTPWGPVRGLCIQTFLACPTFPRDTQREAASGSQLLAVGVAVLRRRGSSFSSLWPHFMALVLALSAGSESRVDSLELRVSVGAPLVLLLGPSDSSSHGVETMFRDCRGKNLRENRNESPIVNVFSFCGFIFSRGIVFSKMRLSETATDHEQTCFTAPQGMLRCTYCTCSLAVQPPAIFELCIIYVSEWEKESETVLSLYTARFRGPSGCSVHAEEKGIFPRAESRRVRRLERRFLGFFPETFQFFRDREGPLFLRERSARVREVSAQGALRVLSKLIFLSHSLG, from the exons ATGAGACACGGCGAGGAAACCACGGTTCTCTTTGCAGACGAGGAG GCGATGGGCTTGGAGACCGAGAACGAGGacgctgtctgtacaccctgGGGACCGGTGCGAGGTCTCTGCATACAGACATTTCTCGCCTGTCCCACTTTCCCCCGCGACAcacaaagagaagcagcgtcTGGATCGCAGTTGCTCGCAGTCGGAGTCGCTGTTCTCAGGCGGCGcggttcttccttttcttccctctggcCTCACTTCATGGCTCTCGTCCTCGCGCTCTCCGCAGGGTCAGAGTCTCGAGTGGACTCCCTCGAGCTACGCGTCTCCGTCGGCGCTCCGCTTGTCCTTCTGCTCGGTCCCTCTGACTCTTCTTCACACGGAGTGGAGACAATGTTTCGAGATTGTCGAGGGAAGAACCtgcgagaaaacagaaacgaaagtCCCATAGTTAacgtcttttccttctgtggTTTCATATTTTCTCGGGGTATTGTTTTCTCGAAGATGCGTCTGTCAGAAACCGCGACAGATCACGAGCAGACCTGTTTCACCGCACCTCAGGGGATgctgcggtgtacatactgcacctgctctctcgctgtgcAGCCTCCCGCGATCTTCGAGTTGTGTATCATATACGTTTCAGAGTGGGAGAAGGAGTCAGAGAcagttctgtctctgtacacAGCGAGGTTCAGAGGGCCTTCCGGCtgctctgtgcatgcagaagaaaagggtaTCTTTCCAAGGGCCGAGAGTCGCCGCGTTCGACGTCTCGAGCGCAGATTTTTGGGATTTTTTCCGGAGACTTTTCAGTTTTTTCGCGATCGCGAAGGGCCTTTGTTTTtgcgagagcgaagcgcgCGCGTGCGAGAGGTGTCAGCCCAAGGGGCGCTGCGTGTCTTGTCAAAACTGATTTTCTTGTCACATTCACTTGGCTAG
- a CDS encoding hypothetical protein (encoded by transcript TGME49_318370~Predicted trans-membrane domain (TMHMM2.0):470-493): protein MKRRRRSSVSSSRSPSAGCSSHLSGSSVPWLSSRMDCLQRETPILSPPPAQKLRRCSPLRAPNSSVPSRVPPLAVSVTLCLALLSLLLTQEKSGCLFADAERLHETATAAERPSSISASRSRRAVATLPSGQSVHAQAESSLQGEGSHREMVTRVEILLRGQKRKCRGSGMEPTERACSPSAPGETEKASERLPPLACHVECTYTLKNVVYVDPDQTWELGIDANEDASRSGDSLSPSERLSPRISTQVLEDFVDVELPVFSPVLSPYTRTRQKTLAPVFLRRRPEEDVLCSSPAGDSCQEARKGGAETAEASEEIYAASLAFSLPFHLRYDAACASCAGHTHHVLSPPRVRVHCRQPPGEEEERATRNEGEEREEKAKHKEKKGREGEEKTEEQEGADEQLTSVACEGELCVVSLVFEATVAREVGKARAEERRELPSSTAETETSESGTNTQETDGLYLQVPVGFLAHFVPVVCLTALAVAVFSGGTLAALLLAERHGDAKPEVSEVDSGEESLGATRSETRRWKETRTCTERD from the coding sequence atgaagagaaggcggcgttcctccgtctcttcttcgaggtcTCCCTCCGCTGGCTGTTCTTCTCATCTCTCCGGTTCGTCTGTCCCTTGGCTCTCCTCCCGAATGGACTGTCTGCAGCGAGAAACTCCAATCCTTTCTCCCCCACCCGCCCAGAAGCTGAGACGGTGTTCCCCGCTGCGAGCTCCAAATAGCTCTGTGccttctcgagttcctccgctggctgtctctgtcactctctgcctcgcgcttctctctctccttctaACGCAAGAAAAAAGCGGATGCCTATTTGCGGACGCGGAGCGCCTACACGAAACCGCGACGGCGGCAGAGCGTCCTTCTTCCAtctctgcttcgcgttcGCGCCGCGCCGTCGCCACGCTGCCTTCCGGGcagtctgtgcatgcgcaggcaGAGAGCTCCTTGCAAGGCGAGGGGTCTCACCGCGAGATGGTGACGCGCGTCGAGATTCTTCTGCGAGGACAGAAACGCAAATGCAGAGGTAGCGGGATGGAGCCGACCGAGCGCGCCTGCTCTCCCTCCGCTCCtggcgagacggagaaagcgagCGAACGACTTCCCCCACTCGCCTGCCACGtcgagtgtacgtacaccttGAAGAACGTCGTCTACGTGGACCCAGACCAGACATGGGAGTTGGGGATCGACGCGAACGAGGATGCTTCTCGGTCCGGggactctctgtctccttccgaGCGGCTGTCACCGCGAATCTCGACCCAAGTTCTCGAGGACTTTGTAGACGTCGAACTCCCTGTCTTTTCCCCCGTCCTCTCCCCGTACACTcggacgaggcagaagacgctgGCGCCGGTGTTTCTCCGCAGGCGTCCTGAAGAGGACGTTTTgtgttcttctcccgcggGCGACTCTTGTCAAGAGGCGCGGAAAGgcggagcagagacagcagaggccTCGGAAGAGATCTAcgcggcgtctctcgccttcagtCTCCCGTTCCACCTCCGCTACGACGCTGCATGTGCGAGCTGTGCAGGTCACACCCACCACgttctgtcgcctcctcgcgtTCGCGTCCACTGTCGACAGCCGCcgggcgaagaagaggagagagcgacgcggaacgaaggagaggaacgagaggaaaaagcaaagcataaagagaagaaaggacgagagggagaggagaagacagaagagcagGAGGGGGCGGATGAGCAGCTGACAAGTGTGGCGTGTGAAGGCGAGCTCTGTGTTGTTTCCTTGGTCTTCGAGGCTACTGTGGCGAGGGAGGTAGGCaaggcgagagcagaagagagaagagaacttcCATCCTCCAccgcggagacggagacttCAGAAAGCGGAACAAacacacaagagacagacgggcTGTATCTCCAGGTGCCTGTCGGCTTCCTTGCCCACTTCGTTCCGGTCGTCTGTCTGACAGCTCTCGCAGTCGCTGTTTTTTCCGGTGGAACTTTGgctgctctcctcctcgccgaGCGACatggagacgcgaagccggAAGTCTCGGAGGTCGACAGCGGCGAGGAAAGTCTGGGCGCAACACGGTCTGAGACGAGAAggtggaaggagacaaggacatgcacagagagagactga
- a CDS encoding hypothetical protein (encoded by transcript TGME49_318360~Predicted trans-membrane domain (TMHMM2.0):3-23), producing the protein MGHIYTYIYIYIHIHTYIHIYIYMCECQHLDVYIHRAESTLDRGAFSYQRVSERTSNFSGVSTCVEMHLSPGSSGHLQEASMWDVWYASSVKQSVRCAEEKERSIHEKQSRDFSSVKCSRYSVASLFLMHSATGEKTVLADALPVRSGLREFSCICAAVTFSRVQLPPPRAQVCRVVAGGGRSAKGHRCRRGGGSS; encoded by the coding sequence ATGggtcatatatatacatatatatatatatatatacatatacatacatatatacatatatatatatatatgtgtgaaTGTCAACATTTGGATGTCTATATCCATCGCGCTGAGAGTACTTTAGACCGAGGCGCTTTCTCGTACCAGCGTGTGTCGGAGAGAACCTCGAAtttctcgggtgtctcgacTTGTGTGGAGATGCACCTTTCGCCTGGGAGCAGCGGGCATCTGCAGGAGGCGTCCATGTGGGACGTATGGTACGCATCATCAGTGAAACAATCAGTCAGATGTgccgaggagaaagagaggtcCATCCACGAAAAACAGTCGCGtgacttttcttctgtcaaGTGCTCCAGGTACAGCGTAGCATCTCTGTTTCTCATGCACAGCGCAACAGGCGAGAAAACCGTGCTCGCAGACGCACTGCCCGTTCGATCAGGGCTTCGCGAATTTTCCTGTATCTGCGCTGCAGTCACGTTTTCACGAGTCCAGCTCCCCCCGCCTCGCGCGCAAGTGTGTAGAGTAGTCGCGGGAGGGGGGAGGAGCGCGAAAGGGCATCGCTGTCGCAGGGGGGGGGGCTCATCGTGA